A window of Cohnella herbarum contains these coding sequences:
- a CDS encoding AraC family transcriptional regulator, whose amino-acid sequence MSKPPSANEGVFLAPNTLYMPVRLSGLDKISVFNDREEPGNFYRVILVWGGEGLLYVNDVPHELSRGSVFLCDAMPRLRSDPQSALRGIQIEYRILTADGSKPRGLEHPVPLKRCASGILRLAAELESAWKAPQPGDPVRTQQLFIEWLAELINEMNVRQRPADSWLGQVLHYMETHFNKELTRERMAEYANVSPEHFSRIFRRHTGRTFSAHLTLLRIRRSAVLVL is encoded by the coding sequence ATGTCTAAGCCCCCCTCCGCGAACGAAGGAGTCTTCTTGGCGCCTAATACCTTATACATGCCCGTCCGCTTAAGCGGATTGGATAAAATATCGGTTTTCAACGACCGGGAGGAGCCCGGTAACTTTTACCGCGTTATTCTCGTGTGGGGCGGAGAGGGTTTGCTTTATGTAAACGACGTCCCGCATGAGCTGTCCCGGGGAAGCGTGTTTCTATGCGATGCCATGCCGCGGCTGAGGTCCGATCCTCAATCCGCCTTGCGCGGAATCCAAATCGAATATCGAATCCTAACCGCCGATGGCTCCAAACCTCGGGGATTGGAACATCCTGTCCCGCTTAAGCGATGTGCTTCCGGGATATTAAGATTAGCCGCCGAACTGGAGAGTGCCTGGAAGGCGCCGCAACCCGGCGATCCGGTTCGGACTCAACAACTATTCATTGAATGGCTCGCCGAGCTTATTAATGAGATGAATGTCAGACAGCGACCCGCAGATTCGTGGCTCGGGCAGGTCCTTCATTACATGGAAACCCACTTTAACAAGGAACTAACGCGCGAGCGGATGGCCGAATACGCCAACGTAAGCCCGGAGCATTTCTCGAGAATTTTCCGAAGGCATACCGGCCGTACCTTCAGCGCTCACTTGACTCTGTTACGGATTCGCAGAAGCGCGGTCTTGGTATTATGA